A part of Miscanthus floridulus cultivar M001 chromosome 6, ASM1932011v1, whole genome shotgun sequence genomic DNA contains:
- the LOC136458991 gene encoding uncharacterized protein has product MGVSTTDLSAPPHSVNLPGCMASSSSPSSVVAPYPRSGKHRGAAAVVRRAQHVLSRDVGWCGQRAWRKLLRRLAQETRCICSSPTAATGRPITFGYDAASYAKNFDDGRSPALAAPVAAANAADKPSGN; this is encoded by the coding sequence ATGGGCGTGAGCACCACTGACCTGTCCGCGCCACCCCACTCCGTCAACCTGCCCGGCTGCatggcctcctcctcgtccccttCCTCCGTTGTTGCCCCGTATCCGCGTTCAGGCAAGCACCGCGGCGCGGCCGCCGTGGTCCGCCGCGCCCAGCACGTCCTATCGCGCGACGTCGGGTGGTGCGGGCAACGCGCGTGGCGGAAGCTGCTCAGGCGGCTGGCGCAGGAGACCAGGTGCATCTGCAGCTCCCCGACGGCGGCCACGGGCAGGCCCATCACGTTCGGCTACGACGCTGCCAGCTACGCCAAGAACTTCGACGACGGGCGCAGCCCCGCGCTCGCCGCCCCCGTCGCCGCCGCCAATGCGGCGGATAAGCCGAGCGGCAATTGA
- the LOC136458992 gene encoding tobamovirus multiplication protein 1-like isoform X3 → MDSAKVFLVYFVSTIIATCQRWICWVHGCGFVLMASPQILLLASFLLLLSFWVDLCHQTNDEDEEDGRSQSHHEALLDRTKVKPGIRPVNIRQRCCPGIQLGSRQKIVILVLVLSFVVMFAFAILIWVGRGENPIDSSLLKRVYLDVFSVVVIVLGGALACYGAVLFSKMSKVRSETVSTEKWKVASLAAVSLICFSSSAILALVTNVPVLLYWYSTDVDIINNAVILFIYYFIGSSVPSGFVLWIMREMPHRQVVERPTESRVVTLFRERPSTTQDPQWRTAVTSSNKALKSSPI, encoded by the exons TGTTCCTAGTGTATTTCGTGTCTACCATCATTGCTACTTGTCAGAGATGGATTTGCTGGGTACATGGATGTGGATTTGTTCTCATGG CTAGTCCACAGATATTGCTTCTTGCCTCTTTCCTGTTGCTACTGTCATTCTG GGTTGACCTGTGTCATCAGACAAATGATGAAGACGAAGAAGACGGAAGGAGTCAGAGTCACCATGAAGCTTTACTAGACAGAACAAAAGTGAAACCTGGCATTCGTCCTGTTAATATCCGTCAGAGGTGTTGCCCAGGAATACAACTTGGAAGCCGGCAAAAAATTGTGATTTTG GTGCTTGTACTGTCATTTGTTGTTATGTTCGCCTTTGCAATCCTCATATGGGTTGGCAGAGGAGAAAATCCTATTGATTCTTCTCTACTGAAAAGG GTTTATTTGGATGTATTTTCAGTAGTAGTTATTGTTCTTGGTGGTGCTCTGGCATGTTACG GTGCAGTGTTATTCTCGAAGATGAGCAAAGTTCGTTCTGAAACTGTATCCACTGAAAAGTGGAAG GTTGCCAGTTTAGCTGCTGTCTCACTGATTTGTTTCTCGTCTTCTGCTATACTTGCACTTGTGACCAATGTTCCA GTGCTTTTGTATTGGTACTCGACAGATGTGGACATCATCAACAATGCTGTTATTTTGTTTATATATTACTTCATAG GCTCGTCAGTGCCATCAGGATTTGTGCTATGGATCATGAGAGAGATGCCTCATCGGCAGGTAGTTGAAAGGCCCACAGAATCGAGGGTGGTTACTTTGTTCAGGGAAAGACCATCAACTACGCAGGATCCACAGTGGAGGACAGCTGTCACATCCTCAAACAAG GCCCTCAAGTCAAGCCCAATTTAA